A window of Ranitomeya variabilis isolate aRanVar5 chromosome 2, aRanVar5.hap1, whole genome shotgun sequence contains these coding sequences:
- the LOC143806836 gene encoding malignant fibrous histiocytoma-amplified sequence 1-like, translating into MEPRLEDEYMERKSKEALPLNQMDLSLRRLKVIPLEILFDTKIQSLNLDRNKLKNVCGIDNLHQLKILILSKNELTDFPMEIQSLTHLEKLELNQNKIKTIPTEIFSNLKDLKHLKLNNNRLSKLPVDLSSCSKLQYLNVSHNLFTDFPECILEIKSLKEVYMGNNKLQKLPAKLFLDLSLKKLVVSCNHLREPPDEVCVGGLKQIRSYFLQLQETKAKEDKRVKVIFLGASLAGKTTISRSLRQGHIVPVSLNERTVGIEISEFHIQDLTFLFWDFAGHLEYYVTHHVFITPYALVILVVNLHRYQVADEQIFMDFVGFWIKNLVMRVPNSVVLTVGTHTDLCQPGEVEEKCKDIEQRIYRMLNEYKANLTHFINNLEERQDSELYLEQADKLRELSNCSIHVLNVFPINGSRSNDIEKLQDHILNAVRKEELFLNVIKMLPPIYKVVENAILEVKHNEDTPPHGIMDLDHLLNEVLLITKTDLNKDLLKDILRYLHRFGLIVWYEDIKALLNTVFLKPSFLITVFKMLVRHDLHHQLGAIPAEVLVSERAFKRDLVKWQEMLQSKAMIRFKAIRVLVKHQLETLSLPDSEDLFHDLTGYGTQKGKLLSLLLHFQICMSVKNIKQLNPRAAEFFPGNPWCEQDTRKELCYLFPTYLSNFMEVNERWGGDHDEDIQVRVYFTPQVPEGFFQRLMVKSCSFYSTHWVEKDKFLLANNGKPLLVKQFNQRADSYLEIRSRKPKRPNDFRSLWDFLLSILSIAEKLCKEWPGLFYYIRSPCRTIGCPDEFEWPDMETTGSIYDMIKEDFKTCETCCNTVNMELLLPKEKGHTKDPFLPPTIHVTNYGVASIVSHQ; encoded by the exons GTAAAGAAGCATTGCCATTAAATCAAATGGACTTGTCTCTCAGGAGATTGAAGGTCATTCCATTAGAAATTTTGTTTGATACCAAAATTCAGTCCCTTAATCTTGATAGGAACAAACTTAAAAACGTCTGTGGGATCGACAATCTTCACCAGCTGAAGATTTTAATTCTCTCCAAAAACGAGCTAACTGATTTCCCCATGGAAATTCAGAGTTTAACCCATTTAGAAAAgttggagctaaaccaaaataaaaTAAAGACCATTCCCACTGAAATATTTTCCAACCTAAAGGATCTTAAGCATCTAAAATTAAACAACAACCGCCTTTCAAAACTACCAGTAGACTTGAGCAGCTGTTCCAAGCTACAGTACCTAAACGTATCCCACAATTTATTTACTGATTTTCCGGAATGTATCTtagaaataaaaagtttgaaaGAAGTCTATATGGGGAACAATAAGCTACAAAAACTACCTGCTAAACTTTTCCTTGATCTGTCCTTGAAAAAGTTGGTGGTTTCTTGCAACCATTTGAGGGAGCCTCCTGATGAAGTTTGTGTGGGTGGCCTCAAACAGATCCGCAGTTACTTTCTTCAACTACAAGAAACCAAAGCCAAGGAAGACAAGAGGGTAAAAGTCATATTTTTAGGTGCAAGTCTGGCAGGGAAGACGACCATAAGCAGGAGCCTCAGACAAGGTCACATTGTTCCTGTATCTTTGAACGAAAGGACTGTTGGCATAGAGATCAGTGAATTTCACATCCAAGACCTCACCTTTTTATTCTGGGACTTTGCCGGACATCTTGAGTATTACGTAACCCATCATGTTTTTATTACTCCTTACGCTCTTGTCATTCTTGTTGTTAATCTACACAG GTACCAGGTTGCTGATGAACAGATTTTTATGGACTTTGTGGGGTTCTGGATTAAAAATCTGGTCATGAGGGTACCCAATTCAGTAGTTCTTACTGTGGGCACTCACACGGATTTATGCCAACCAGGGGAAGTGGAAGAGAAGTGTAAAGACATCGAACAAAGGATCTACAGGATGCTGAATGAATATAAGGCTAATCTCACCCACTTCATTAATAATCTGGAGGAACGTCAAGACTCTGAGCTCTATCTGGAACAGGCTGATAAGCTGAGAGAGTTGTCTAATTGCTCCATACAT GTTTTGAATGTGTTCCCTATCAACGGTTCACGCTCCAATGACATTGAAAAGCTCCAGGATCATATATTAAATGCTGTACGCAAGGAAGAACTATTTCTAAATGTAATTAAAATGCTGCCACCTATCTACAAAGTGGTGGAAAATGCCATACTTGAAGTGAAGCACAATGAGGATACTCCACCGCATG GAATCATGGATTTAGATCATCTCTTAAATGAGGTTCTGCTCATCACCAAAACTGACCTGAACAAAGATCTGCTCAAAGATATTTTACGGTATCTTCATAGATTTGGCCTCATTGTGTGGTATGAAGACATCAAGGCTTTGCTGAACACCGTATTTCTGAAACCTTCGTTCCTCATCACAGTTTTCAAG ATGCTCGTCAGGCACGATCTCCACCACCAACTTGGGGCAATACCAGCTGAAGTTCTTGTTTCTGAAAGAGCCTTCAAGCGTGATCTTGTTAAGTGGCAAGAAATGCTACAATCTAAGGCAATGATTCGTTTTAAAGCCATTAGGGTTTTAGTGAAACATCAGCTAGAGACCCTATCCCTGCCGGATTCGGAGGATCTGTTCCATGATCTGACCGGATATGGGACACAGAAAGGGAAGCTACTAAGCCTCCTCTTGCATTTCCAGATATGCATGTCTGTAAAAAACATAAAGCAACTAAATCCAAGAGCTGCTGAGTTTTTTCCTGGGAATCCATGGTGTGAACAAGACACACGGAAAGAATTGTGCTACCTATTTCCCACCTATCTCAGCAACTTCATGGAAGTTAATGAGCGATGGGGAGGAGACCATGATGAGGACATTCAGGTTAGAGTCTACTTTACTCCTCAAGTTCCAGAAGGATTTTTTCAAAG ACTTATGGTAAAATCTTGCTCATTTTATTCCACGCATTGGGTAGAAAAAGACAAATTTCTTTTAGCAAACAATGGGAAACCGCTGTTGGTGAAACAGTTTAACCAGAGAGCAGACAGTTATCTTGAGATTCGGAGCCGAAAGCCAAAAAGACCCAATG ATTTCCGGTCTCTTTGGGATTTCCTGCTAAGCATTCTGTCCATTGCGGAGAAGCTTTGCAAGGAGTGGCCTGGACTCTTCTACTATATCCGATCACCATGTAGGACAATTGGATGTCCAGATGAGTTTGAGTGGCCAGACATGGAAACGACCGGCTCTATCTACGATAT GATAAAAGAAGACTTTAAAACCTGTGAGACATGCTGTAATACTGTCAATATGGAACTTCTCTTACCAAAAG AAAAAGGCCACACCAAAGATCCTTTTCTGCCACCAACGATTCATGTCACGAACTACGGAGTGGCATCTATTGTTTCACACCAGTAA